TGCGGGTGGCACCCATGGCTACCTGATGGCTTCGCTGCGGCTTTACCTTGTCCGTTGACGGAACCCAGAGGTCGGTGGGCAGGCCGATGCCGCTGTTGGTGAGCAGGTGGATGAACTGGGTCATGTTGGCGTACGAGGCCTTGAGGCTCAGTTTCTCATTGGCAATGAACCGTACCGAGGCCCGGGGCTCCAGCGAGGAGTAAAACTCTTTGTTCACCGCAAAGCCATTCGCCCGCAGGCCCACGTTCAACTTCACCCGCTCCGACAGGCGCACATCGTCCTCCAGGTACAGGCCCATCTCCTGCGCATTGGTTTTCACGGTGTTCACGTCCAGGTCCTCGGCGGTGCCGCCGTTGTTGCCCCGCACCTGCAAGGCCCCCGGCTGAAACTGGTGGTCCACAAACTGCGTCCCGAACCTGATGTAATGGCTGGGGTTAGGGATAAAGTCAAAATCTAGCTTGGCGCTCAGGTCCCGGATGTTGGAGAGGTACTTGAGTTTGTAGTTGTAGTCCTTGCCCTGGTAGGTGGCCTCCTCTTCGTTGCTGATGTCAAACTGGTACTTGGTGTAGGTGAGGTGGGTGTTTAGGAAAAGGCGCTGGTTCAGGACCCGGTTCCACCGGAACGCCGAGGTGAGGTTGCCCCAGCCCAGGCCGGCGCGGCTTTTCTGGTTATCGGTGCGGCTGCCTTCAGAGGTGGCGTAGAACTCGTCGTAGCCGGTATAGGCGCTCAGGTAAAGGCGGTCTTTTTCGCTTACCTTCCAGTTGAGCTTGCCGTTGAGGTCATAGAAATAATAGCCGGCCACTTCGTCTTTGGGCATGAACGGGCGCGCCAGCACGTCAATGTATGTCCTTCGGCCCGAGACAATGAAAGAAGCCTCGTCTTTTTTGATAGGCGCACTTACGGTGAGGCGGGAGGCAATGAGCCCGATGGAGCCTTCGCCGTCTACCTCGTTCATGTTGCCTTCCTTCATGGAGATGTCCAGCACCGAGGAGAGCCTGCCACCGTAGCGCGCCGGGAAACCGCCTTTCACCAGTTCCACGTTGTTGAGGGCATCGGCATTGAAGACCGAGAAAAACCCGAACAAATGCGAGGCATTGTAGACCGGCACGCCGTCCAGCAGAATCAGGTTCTGGTCTGGGCCGCCGCCCCGCACGTAGAGGCCGCTGGTGCCCTCGCCCCCACTCTGCACGCCCGGCAGCAACTGCAGCACCTTAAGCACGTCTACCTCGCCAAACAGCGCCGGCACCGCCTTTATCTGGGCCACACTCATGTTAATGGTGCTCATACGGGTGGTTTCCCTGATGTCTTCCTCTACCTGAGTATTGACAATCTCCACCTCTTGCAACGTAGTCACGGCCGGGGCCAGCAGCAGGTTATGTTGCAGGTCCTTGTCCAGGTAAGTGGTGAACAGGCCCCGCTCATAGCCCACGTAAGAGGCCACCAGTTTCACGGAGTCTTTGGGAAGGGTAAGGCTGTAGAAGCCATAGGCGTTGGTAGCGGTACCCTGGCCCGTCACGGAATTGAAGATGGCTACCCCAATGAGGTTCTCCCCCGATTTGGCGTCGCGCACGTAGCCACTGATAGTGAATTTCTGGGCCAGTCCGGTGAAAGGCAGCAACAGGAACGCCAGCGCCGTAAATAGCAGCCGGCCACGCCTGGACGCAGAACCAGGGCGCTTGGTGAAAAAGGACATTGATAGAAGGGTTTAGGTGTATTGGTCTAGGTCAGGAGAAGGCTTCTTTTTCTCCCTATTATGCCTATTGACAGCCTAAACTACCAATACCCTTACGTCCTTCCAAAAAAATCTACTTTAAGCCCAAATGGATAATGGCATCGCCTTGGTTTACCACCGGCATGTGGTTCAC
This Rufibacter radiotolerans DNA region includes the following protein-coding sequences:
- a CDS encoding TonB-dependent receptor; this encodes MSFFTKRPGSASRRGRLLFTALAFLLLPFTGLAQKFTISGYVRDAKSGENLIGVAIFNSVTGQGTATNAYGFYSLTLPKDSVKLVASYVGYERGLFTTYLDKDLQHNLLLAPAVTTLQEVEIVNTQVEEDIRETTRMSTINMSVAQIKAVPALFGEVDVLKVLQLLPGVQSGGEGTSGLYVRGGGPDQNLILLDGVPVYNASHLFGFFSVFNADALNNVELVKGGFPARYGGRLSSVLDISMKEGNMNEVDGEGSIGLIASRLTVSAPIKKDEASFIVSGRRTYIDVLARPFMPKDEVAGYYFYDLNGKLNWKVSEKDRLYLSAYTGYDEFYATSEGSRTDNQKSRAGLGWGNLTSAFRWNRVLNQRLFLNTHLTYTKYQFDISNEEEATYQGKDYNYKLKYLSNIRDLSAKLDFDFIPNPSHYIRFGTQFVDHQFQPGALQVRGNNGGTAEDLDVNTVKTNAQEMGLYLEDDVRLSERVKLNVGLRANGFAVNKEFYSSLEPRASVRFIANEKLSLKASYANMTQFIHLLTNSGIGLPTDLWVPSTDKVKPQRSHQVAMGATRTLAQDKLEVSLEGYYKTMHNLIEYKEGASFIGISNSWDTKVTTGKGWAYGLELFLHKKTGRTNGWIGYTLAWSNRQFPDLNRGEKYPYRYDRRHDIELVVIHQLKPNLSLSGTWVYGTGNSITLPEARYVVGEAWEGGYGGTQTYNDYGSRNGYRMAAYHRADISLSHTKKKSWGEVVNNISFYNAYNRKNPYYIYIAGGENEGDAPRFKQVSLFPVLPSVSKTFKF